A single genomic interval of Amblyomma americanum isolate KBUSLIRL-KWMA chromosome 11, ASM5285725v1, whole genome shotgun sequence harbors:
- the LOC144110213 gene encoding phospholysine phosphohistidine inorganic pyrophosphate phosphatase-like isoform X3, whose product MAWLRKPIRGILMDITGVLYESGERKAIEGSTEAVKMLRAANIPFRFITNETQKTREQLDSLLHRLGFDIYEKEIFMCVPAAKKFIHDLNYRPFLLVHPITCSLFCRKYYREHGELVMDVGPFAAALEFAAERQAIVIGKPGEEFFRLALEDMKLRADEVVMVGDDIVSDVGGAQSVGMRGVLVRTGKYRSSDESHPSVKPDGIVRNLKEAVERIVTMERPYKPVVPQ is encoded by the exons ATGGCTTGGCTCAGGAAGCCCATACGCGGTATCCTGATGGACATCACCGGCGTCCTCTACGAGAGCGGCGAACGCAAGGCCATCGAAGGGTCGACCGAAGCGGTCAAAAT GCTTCGTGCTGCCAACATACCGTTCCGCTTCATCACAAATGAGACGCAAAAGACAAGGGAGCAGCTGGACTCACTTCTGCACCGCCTGGGATTTGACATCTATGAGAAGGAGATCTTCATGTGCGTGCCTGCAGCCAAGAAGTTCATCCACGACCTCAACTACCGGCCATTCCTGCTCGTCCACCCCA TCACTTGTTCTCTGTTTTGCAGAAAGTATTACCGGGAACACGGCGAACTGGTCATGGATGTTGGGCCTTTTGCAGCTGCTCTTGAG TTTGCTGCCGAGAGGCAAGCCATCGTGATTGGCAAGCCGGGAGAGGAATTCTTCCGGCTGGCCTTGGAGGACATGAAGTTGCGAGCCGATGAAGTAGTCATGGTGGGCGATGACATTGTCAGCGATGTCGGCGGCGCCCAGAGTGTCGGGATGCGTGGCGTACTCGTACGCACCGGCAAATATCG AAGCTCCGACGAGAGCCACCCGAGTGTCAAGCCGGACGGCATTGTGCGCAACCTAAAGGAAGCCGTCGAGCGAATTGTCACGATGGAGCGACCATACAAACCAGTTGTTCCTCAGTGA
- the LOC144110213 gene encoding phospholysine phosphohistidine inorganic pyrophosphate phosphatase-like isoform X1 translates to MAWLRKPIRGILMDITGVLYESGERKAIEGSTEAVKMLRAANIPFRFITNETQKTREQLDSLLHRLGFDIYEKEIFMCVPAAKKFIHDLNYRPFLLVHPNVEAEFYECDQTQPNCVVMGDAANNFTYENLNQAFHVLIENNDSVLICLGKGKYYREHGELVMDVGPFAAALEFAAERQAIVIGKPGEEFFRLALEDMKLRADEVVMVGDDIVSDVGGAQSVGMRGVLVRTGKYRSSDESHPSVKPDGIVRNLKEAVERIVTMERPYKPVVPQ, encoded by the exons ATGGCTTGGCTCAGGAAGCCCATACGCGGTATCCTGATGGACATCACCGGCGTCCTCTACGAGAGCGGCGAACGCAAGGCCATCGAAGGGTCGACCGAAGCGGTCAAAAT GCTTCGTGCTGCCAACATACCGTTCCGCTTCATCACAAATGAGACGCAAAAGACAAGGGAGCAGCTGGACTCACTTCTGCACCGCCTGGGATTTGACATCTATGAGAAGGAGATCTTCATGTGCGTGCCTGCAGCCAAGAAGTTCATCCACGACCTCAACTACCGGCCATTCCTGCTCGTCCACCCCA ATGTTGAGGCCGAGTTCTACGAATGCGATCAGACCCAGCCCAACTGTGTCGTCATGGGTGATGCGGCGAACAACTTCACGTACGAGAACCTGAACCAGGCGTTCCACGTTCTCATCGAGAATAACGACTCGGTCCTCATCTGCCTTGGCAAGGG AAAGTATTACCGGGAACACGGCGAACTGGTCATGGATGTTGGGCCTTTTGCAGCTGCTCTTGAG TTTGCTGCCGAGAGGCAAGCCATCGTGATTGGCAAGCCGGGAGAGGAATTCTTCCGGCTGGCCTTGGAGGACATGAAGTTGCGAGCCGATGAAGTAGTCATGGTGGGCGATGACATTGTCAGCGATGTCGGCGGCGCCCAGAGTGTCGGGATGCGTGGCGTACTCGTACGCACCGGCAAATATCG AAGCTCCGACGAGAGCCACCCGAGTGTCAAGCCGGACGGCATTGTGCGCAACCTAAAGGAAGCCGTCGAGCGAATTGTCACGATGGAGCGACCATACAAACCAGTTGTTCCTCAGTGA